The proteins below are encoded in one region of Hordeum vulgare subsp. vulgare chromosome 3H, MorexV3_pseudomolecules_assembly, whole genome shotgun sequence:
- the LOC123444109 gene encoding 60S ribosomal protein L37a-1 isoform X1 — protein MSIQTKRTKKAGIVGKYGTRYGASLRKQIKKMEVSQHSKYFCEFCGKFAVKRKAVGIWGCKDCGKVKAGGAYTMNTASAVTVRSTIRRLREQTEA, from the exons ATGTCTATTCAGACGAAGCGCACCAAGAAGGCTGGAATCGTCGGGAAGTATG GAACCAGGTATGGTGCCAGTCTGCGTAAGCAGATCAAGAAGATGGAGGTGTCTCAGCACTCCAAGTACTTCTGTGAATTCTGCGGGAAG TTTGCTGTGAAGAGGAAAGCTGTTGGAATTTGGGGATGCAAGGACTGTGGGAAGGTCAAGGCTGGTGGTGCCTATACCATGAA CACGGCTAGTGCGGTCACCGTCAGGAGCACCATCCGCCGTTTGAGGGAGCAGACCGAAGCTTGA
- the LOC123444108 gene encoding UPF0678 fatty acid-binding protein-like protein At1g79260, whose amino-acid sequence MEPAGPPAQPPAPHPLVAPLSFLLGKWRGEGEGTFPTIAPFRYGEEILFSHHPSKPVISYTQRTWKTASGDPMHAESGYWRPRPDGSVEVVIAQSTGLTEVQTGSYDTEKKTVTLQSELIGNASKVKQITRAFQVVDGELSYIVQMATITNSLQPHLKALLKRI is encoded by the exons ATGGAACCCGCCGGCCCACCAGCGCAGCCGCCGGCGCCGCACCCACTGGTGGCTCCGCTGTCGTTCCTGCTGGGCAAGTGGCGCGGGGAGGGCGAGGGGACCTTCCCCACCATCGCCCCGTTCCGCTACGGCGAGGAGATCCTCTTCTCCCACCACCCTTCCAAG CCGGTGATCTCGTACACGCAGAGGACGTGGAAGACGGCGTCCGGCGACCCGATGCACGCCGAGAGTGGGTACTGGCGGCCCCGCCCCGACGGCTCCGTCGAGGTGGTCATTGCCCAGAGCACAGGCCTCACCGAGGTCCAG ACAGGCTCATATGATACTGAAAAGAAAACAGTGACACTCCAAAGCGAACTTATTGGCAATGCATCAAAG GTGAAGCAGATCACAAGGGCTTTTCAGGTGGTGGACGGGGAGCTCTCGTACATCGTTCAGATGGCAACAATCACAAACAGTCTTCAGCCCCATTTGAAAGCCCTTCTCAAGAGGATCTGA
- the LOC123444109 gene encoding 60S ribosomal protein L37a-1 isoform X2, which produces MTKRTKKAGIVGKYGTRYGASLRKQIKKMEVSQHSKYFCEFCGKFAVKRKAVGIWGCKDCGKVKAGGAYTMNTASAVTVRSTIRRLREQTEA; this is translated from the exons ATG ACGAAGCGCACCAAGAAGGCTGGAATCGTCGGGAAGTATG GAACCAGGTATGGTGCCAGTCTGCGTAAGCAGATCAAGAAGATGGAGGTGTCTCAGCACTCCAAGTACTTCTGTGAATTCTGCGGGAAG TTTGCTGTGAAGAGGAAAGCTGTTGGAATTTGGGGATGCAAGGACTGTGGGAAGGTCAAGGCTGGTGGTGCCTATACCATGAA CACGGCTAGTGCGGTCACCGTCAGGAGCACCATCCGCCGTTTGAGGGAGCAGACCGAAGCTTGA